A section of the Paralichthys olivaceus isolate ysfri-2021 chromosome 16, ASM2471397v2, whole genome shotgun sequence genome encodes:
- the ro60 gene encoding RNA-binding protein RO60: protein MEPSGSSTAASLSNHTQNSTGSGGCPWEISDKVKLCRFLCYASEGDVYTAREEGRVIMESTETLLSLLEQGRGAEVVEEIKRFAQDDRAVRLDPSFFALALCSQYSELKTRQAAFKAVKEVCRNPAHLFSFIQYKKELKEGMKCGIWGRALRKAVSDWYNEQDAMSLAAAVTKCKQREGWTHQDLLRLSHTKPANEAIILISKYVTKGWKDVQAAYADKENPEEVVKVLSYLEVVEKVKHSCDETEVINLIEEHKLEREQLLTDHLKSKQVWRALLKEMPLQSVLRILGKMTSNKILEPGGSETQAVCDRIQNETALKKAMIHPFSILLASENYKRGQGYQGKTKWTPDSSILKAMDTAFYTSFMNLEPVGKRFVVAVDVSTSLSSIVPGTSISTAVAAAAVTMFFARTEADTQVLAYSEGAVVPCTVSADMTLAQATVELVKIPGGSTDCTLPVMWATENGKSVDVFVILTNNPLWTFAASPVESLKKHREKSGVNSKLVMCGLTSIGHALANTDDRGFLSICGFDLGALSVIRNLAQDLI, encoded by the exons ATGGAGCCATCGGGAAGTTCGACAGCAGCCTCATTGAGCAACCACACCCAGAACTCAACTGGTAGTGGTGGCTGTCCATGGGAGATCAGCGATAAGGTCAAACTGTGCAGATTCCTCTGCTATGCCTCTGAAGGAGACGTATACACGGCCAGGGAGGAGGGTCGTGTCATCATGGAGAGCACTGAAaccctcctctccctgctgGAGCAGGGCCGGGGTgctgaggtggtggaggagatcAAGAGGTTCGCTCAGGATGACAGAGCTGTCAGACTCGACCCCTCCTTCTTTGCCTTGGCCTTGTGCTCTCAGTATTCTGAGCTGAAGACGAGGCAGGCAGCATTTAAAGCTGTAAAGGAAGTTTGTCGGAACCCTGCCCacctgttttctttcattcagtATAAGAAGGAACTGAAAGAGGGCATGAAGTGTGGGATTTGGGGACGCGCCCTGAGGAAAGCAGTGTCTGACTGGTATAATGAGCAAGATGCCATGAGTCTGGCTGCAGCTGTGACCAAATgtaaacagagggagggatggacgCACCAGGATCTGCTAAGGCTGTCTCACACCAAACCAGCTAATGAAG CAATTATTTTGATCAGCAAATATGTAACGAAAGGATGGAAAGACGTCCAGGCTGCGTACGCAGACAAAGAGAACCCAGAGGAGGTCGTCAAAGTGCTTTCATATCTTGAAGTGGTGGAGAAGGTCAAGCACAGTTGTGATGAAACAGAGGTCATCAATTTGATAGAGGAACACAAACTGGAGAGGGAGCAGCTGCTGACAGACCACCTGAAGTCCAAACAG gtatGGAGGGCTCTGTTGAAGGAAATGCCTCTTCAGTCAGTGCTAAGGATCTTGGGTAAGATGACATCAAACAAAATTCTTGAGCCAGGAGGCTCAGAAACACAAGCTGTGTGTGACAGAATCCAGAACGAGACGGCTCTGAAGAAG GCAATGATCCACCCTTTCAGTATACTCTTGGCTTCAGAGAACTACAAAAGAGGCCAGGGCTACCAGGGTAAAACAAAATGGACACCAGACAGCAGCATCCTCAAAGCAATGGACACTGCCTTTTACACAAGTTttatg AATTTGGAGCCTGTGGGTAAACGCTTTGTGGTGGCAGTAGATGTGAGCACGTCACTGAGCAGCATTGTCCCAGGGACATCGATCAGCACTGctgtcgctgctgctgcagttacCATG TTTTTTGCAAGGACGGAGGCGGATACACAAGTGCTGGCCTACTCTGAAGGAGCTGTGGTTCCATGCACTGTGTCTGCTGACATGACTCTGGCACAAGCAACTGTTGAACTGGTGAAG ATCCCAGGTGGAAGCACAGACTGCACTCTTCCTGTCATGTGGGCCACAGAGAACGGAAAGTCTGTCGATGTATTTGTTATTCTGACCAATAACCCATTGTGGACGTTTGCTGCCAGCCCAGTGGAGTCTCTAAAGAAGCACAGAGAA AAATCAGGAGTTAATTCCAAGTTGGTGATGTGTGGGCTGACTTCCATTGGACACGCCCTCGCCAATACAGATGACAGGGGTTTCCTGAGCATCTGTGGATTCGACCTTGGAGCTTTGAGTGTCATTCGTAACCTAGCCCAGGATCTGATCTGA
- the LOC109638532 gene encoding regulator of G-protein signaling 21-like translates to MHTETSIYDSHRREGNSDLIMNELSRTSLDPQDTKTIHNAWKSIVQKYFIRSPLSWRKINRQETYEVSLLEESLKTILSQKCGRTAFRDFLKAEFCEENLDFWLACQEFKTCDSPDELTRRAARIYEEFIRDESPRQVNIDFCTREIISQSLQQPSPSCFVVAQKKIYGLMENGSFPRFIQSERYRYKQRGQTQSTLPLTQNVTVTT, encoded by the exons ATGCATACTGAGACATCAATTTATGATTCGCACAGGAGAGAAGGTAATTCAGATTTAATCATGAATGAGCTCTCTAGGACTTCTCTGGACCCCCAGGACACAAAGACAAT ACATAACGCATGGAAATCAATAGTGCAAAAATATTTCATCCGGAGTCCGTTATCATGGAGGAAAATCAACAG ACAGGAGACATATGAAGTAAGCCTACTGGAGGAATCACTCAAGACAATACTTtcacagaaat GTGGACGAACAGCATTCCGGGACTTTCTGAAGGCAGAGTTCTGTGAGGAAAACCTGGACTTCTGGCTCGCGTGTCAAGAGTTCAAAACCTGTGACAGTCCAGACGAGCTGACGAGGAGAGCAGCCAGGATTTATGAAGAGTTCATCAGAGATGAGTCCCCCAGACAG GTAAACATAGACTTCTGCACACGAGAGATCATCAGCCAGAGTCTCCAGCAACCAAGTCCATCGTGTTTTGTTGTGGCACAGAAGAAAATCTACGGCCTGATGGAGAACGGCTCCTTCCCCCGCTTCATCCAGTCTGAGCGATACAGATACAAACAGAGAGGCCAGACACAGAGCACACTTCCCCTTACCCAGAATGTCACTGTGACAACATAA
- the LOC109623649 gene encoding regulator of G-protein signaling 13-like — translation MPSVVTSPPRELQHLNMDMEDKKRRKVRGRNLKSRLHCKSSQAANTEGFCFEEMSQWSHSLERLLSSKYGTKIFQAFLKSEFSDENIEFWKVCEDFKTIKSSFRMSSRAKKIFKRYIQAEAPREINIDHKTRELIRWNIKAPTTVCFDDAQRIVFGLMERDSYPRFLKSDIYQALMDSMLESVKL, via the exons ATGCCAAGTGTAGTCACATCACCACCACGGGAGCTGCAGCACCTCAACATGGACATGGAGGataagaagaggaggaaagttag AGGAAGAAACCTTAAGTCTCGGCTGCACTGTAAATCGTCTCAAGCTGCCAACACTGAGGG GTTTTGTTTTGAGGAAATGTCCCAGTGGTCTCATTCACTAGAGAGACTTCTATCATCCAAAT ATGGTACGAAGATATTCCAGGCCTTCCTGAAGTCCGAGTTCAGTGATGAGAACATTGAGTTTTGGAAAGTGTGTGAAGACTTCAAAACGATCAAGTCATCCTTCAGGATGTCGTCCAGGGCCAAAAAGATCTTCAAACGCTACATCCAAGCTGAGGCTCCGAGAGAG ATTAACATTGATCACAAGACCAGGGAGCTGATCAGGTGGAACATTAAGGCGCCCACCACAGTGTGCTTCGATGACGCACAGAGGATTGTGTTTGGGCTAATGGAGAGGGACTCTTATCCACGTTTCCTCAAGTCTGACATTTACCAGGCTCTAATGGACTCCATGTTGGAATCAGTGAAGTTGTAA
- the LOC109638521 gene encoding regulator of G-protein signaling 21-like, whose amino-acid sequence MINEWACQSGLEVRRVLSSQITELVIDLDALFKGRLCCFPKDPLEDVETWSESVDKVLSCKAGQIAFREFLKSQYSEENILFWLACEEYKKIKTVPEMISSANRIYSEFVQTEAPRQINIDCSTRENITKNISKPTLTSFDTAQKLIYSLMARDCYPRFLKSDIYQGLLRRTDSR is encoded by the exons ATGATTAATGAATGGGCCTGCCAGTCTGGTTTGGAGGTGCGCCGTGTGCTGAGTTCACAGATAACTGAGCTAGTGATTGATCTTGATGCTCTTTTCAAGGGTAGATTGTGCTGCTTTCCCAAGGATCCGCTGGAGGATGTTGAGACCTGGAGTGAGTCAGTGGACAAAGTCCTCAGTTGTAAAG CCGGACAGATAGCTTTCCGGGAGTTCCTGAAGTCGCAGTACAGTGAGGAGAACATATTGTTTTGGCTCGCCTGTGAGGAGTACAAGAAAATCAAGACAGTCCCAGAGATGATCTCATCTGCAAACAGGATCTACTCAGAGTTTGTCCAAACAGAAGCTCCCCGACAG ATCAACATAGATTGCAGTACCAGAGAAAACATAACGAAGAACATCTCCAAGCCGACCCTGACTTCGTTCGACACAGCGCAGAAGCTCATCTACAGCCTGATGGCCAGGGATTGCTACCCCCGGTTCCTAAAATCTGATATTTATCAAGGACTCCTGAGGAGAACTGATTCAAGGTGa